A stretch of the Pseudomonas helvetica genome encodes the following:
- a CDS encoding copper resistance protein B, whose translation MRKNPERQLETMTSKLLRPALIALAVAVSPAFFTVANAAEEMAHGSMGTMDHSKMNMDLGQMDGMESMDSGATTTSRTPIPVLTDADRAAAFPPVAGHGVHDKKLNSFVLLDKFEYQDADNGSALSWDAKGWIGGDVDRLWLRSEGERTNGVTESAELQALWGHSIGPWWDVVTGVRQDFKPGSPQTWGALGIQGMALYNFETEATAYIGENGQTAARFEGDYDILLTNRLILQPTAEANLYGKNDPQRGIGSGLANTEVGLRLRYEIVREFAPYIGVTWNRSYGKTADLAEDEGQKTNEARFVAGIRMWF comes from the coding sequence ATGCGCAAAAATCCAGAAAGGCAGCTTGAGACCATGACCAGTAAGCTTTTACGCCCAGCCCTGATTGCACTGGCGGTCGCCGTCAGTCCGGCTTTCTTTACCGTGGCCAACGCCGCTGAAGAGATGGCTCACGGTTCGATGGGAACCATGGATCACAGCAAGATGAACATGGACCTGGGCCAAATGGACGGTATGGAAAGTATGGACTCAGGAGCGACCACCACGAGTCGTACCCCCATTCCCGTACTGACCGACGCTGATCGTGCAGCCGCCTTTCCACCGGTGGCTGGGCATGGCGTCCACGACAAGAAACTCAACTCCTTCGTCCTGCTTGATAAGTTCGAATACCAGGATGCCGACAACGGCAGTGCACTGAGCTGGGATGCAAAAGGCTGGATTGGTGGAGACGTCGATCGCCTGTGGTTGCGTTCGGAAGGTGAACGGACCAACGGCGTAACCGAGAGCGCCGAACTCCAGGCGCTTTGGGGGCACTCGATCGGTCCATGGTGGGATGTCGTCACCGGCGTACGCCAGGACTTCAAACCCGGATCACCGCAGACATGGGGGGCTCTTGGTATTCAGGGGATGGCCCTTTACAACTTCGAAACCGAAGCGACTGCTTACATCGGCGAGAACGGCCAGACTGCGGCTCGGTTCGAGGGTGACTACGACATTCTGCTCACCAATCGCCTGATCTTGCAGCCGACCGCCGAGGCGAATCTCTACGGGAAAAACGACCCTCAGCGCGGCATTGGCTCAGGCTTGGCGAATACCGAAGTGGGCTTGCGTTTGCGCTATGAAATTGTCCGTGAGTTTGCCCCTTATATCGGGGTGACCTGGAATCGCTCCTACGGTAAAACCGCCGACCTGGCCGAAGACGAAGGACAAAAGACCAATGAGGCTCGATTTGTAGCCGGTATTCGGATGTGGTTCTGA
- a CDS encoding copper resistance system multicopper oxidase, with product MHSKTSRRTFVKGLAAGGILGGLGLWRTPVWAVTSPGLPSVLSGNEFDLFIGETPVNITGSPRTAMTINGTLPGPLLRWREGETVTLRVKNRLDQDTSIHWHGIILPANMDGVPGLSFHGIAPDGMYEYTFKVHQNGTYWYHSHSGFQEQVGVYGPIVIDSKDPEPFQYHRDYVVMLTDWTDEDPGRVMAKLKKQSDYYNHRKRTVGDFIDDVSKQGWSAAVADRKMWAEMKMNPTDLADVSGDTYTYLMNGQAPNGNWTGIFKPGEKLRLRFINGSAMSYFDVRIPGLKMTVVAADGQHVNPVSVDEFRIAVAETYDVIVEPSSQEAYTIFAQSMDRTGYARGTLAVREGLKAPVPTIDPRPLLTMDDMGMGGMAGMDHSSMGGDMSGMTAMDHGNMTGMDQGGMTGMDNGDMSSMAGMDHSKMAGMDHGDMSGMAGMGGEMQTHPASETNNPLVDMQAMSPTPKLNDPGIGLRNNGRRVLTYSDLKSTFQDPDGREPNRTIELHLTGHMEKFSWSFNGIKFSDAEPLRLKYGERLRITLVNDTMMTHPIHLHGMWSDLEDENGKFMVRKHTIDMPPGTRRSYRVTADALGRWAYHCHLLFHMEMGMFREVRVDE from the coding sequence ATGCACTCCAAAACCTCTAGGCGGACGTTCGTCAAAGGCCTGGCCGCGGGTGGAATTCTTGGCGGCCTTGGCCTGTGGCGTACGCCTGTATGGGCAGTCACCAGCCCGGGCCTGCCGAGCGTACTGAGCGGCAACGAATTTGATCTGTTTATTGGTGAAACACCGGTAAACATCACCGGTTCGCCGCGCACAGCCATGACCATCAACGGCACGTTGCCCGGGCCTCTGCTGCGCTGGCGCGAAGGAGAAACGGTCACATTGCGGGTGAAAAACCGCCTGGACCAGGATACTTCTATCCATTGGCACGGGATCATCCTGCCGGCCAACATGGACGGTGTACCTGGTTTGAGCTTCCATGGCATCGCCCCCGATGGCATGTACGAGTACACATTCAAGGTTCATCAGAACGGTACGTACTGGTACCACAGCCACTCGGGTTTTCAGGAACAGGTAGGCGTTTACGGCCCAATCGTGATCGACTCGAAAGATCCCGAGCCCTTTCAATACCACCGCGATTATGTGGTGATGCTGACCGACTGGACCGATGAAGATCCTGGTCGTGTCATGGCCAAGCTCAAGAAGCAATCTGACTACTACAACCACCGCAAACGGACTGTTGGCGACTTCATCGACGATGTCAGCAAGCAAGGCTGGTCCGCGGCGGTGGCCGATCGGAAGATGTGGGCCGAGATGAAAATGAACCCCACCGATCTTGCAGACGTCAGTGGGGACACATACACCTATCTCATGAATGGCCAGGCCCCCAATGGCAACTGGACCGGGATTTTCAAACCGGGTGAGAAGCTGCGCCTGCGCTTCATCAACGGCTCGGCCATGAGCTATTTCGACGTCCGTATCCCGGGTTTGAAAATGACTGTTGTGGCTGCCGACGGCCAACACGTCAACCCGGTCAGCGTCGATGAATTTCGCATCGCCGTAGCAGAAACCTATGACGTGATCGTGGAGCCTTCCAGCCAGGAGGCTTACACCATCTTCGCCCAATCCATGGATCGAACCGGTTATGCACGCGGAACCCTGGCGGTACGCGAAGGGTTGAAGGCGCCTGTTCCGACGATCGATCCGCGCCCTCTTTTGACCATGGATGACATGGGAATGGGCGGTATGGCCGGCATGGATCACAGCAGCATGGGCGGCGACATGTCTGGCATGACCGCAATGGACCACGGCAATATGACCGGTATGGACCAGGGCGGCATGACCGGTATGGATAACGGCGACATGTCCAGCATGGCCGGCATGGATCACAGCAAAATGGCCGGGATGGACCATGGTGATATGTCGGGAATGGCTGGCATGGGTGGAGAAATGCAGACTCACCCGGCCTCCGAAACCAACAACCCCTTGGTTGACATGCAAGCCATGAGCCCAACGCCGAAGCTCAACGATCCTGGCATTGGCTTACGCAACAACGGCCGTCGTGTGCTCACCTATTCCGACCTGAAAAGTACCTTCCAGGATCCTGACGGCCGCGAACCCAATCGCACCATTGAGCTGCATCTGACCGGTCACATGGAGAAATTCTCGTGGTCGTTCAACGGCATCAAGTTCTCCGATGCCGAACCGTTGCGCCTCAAGTATGGCGAGCGTCTTCGCATCACACTGGTAAACGACACCATGATGACTCACCCCATCCACCTCCACGGCATGTGGAGTGACCTTGAGGATGAGAACGGCAAATTCATGGTGCGCAAACACACGATCGACATGCCCCCCGGAACCAGACGCAGCTACCGAGTCACCGCCGATGCCCTGGGTCGCTGGGCTTATCACTGCCACCTGCTGTTCCATATGGAAATGGGCATGTTCCGTGAAGTACGGGTTGATGAGTAA
- a CDS encoding co-regulatory protein PtrA N-terminal domain-containing protein, translating into MKSVKTFLIIAALTVSSLAMAEGGSDRVFERMEAARQNSMQAYQVAQTQGTQPPVAESKTKEMDHKNC; encoded by the coding sequence ATGAAATCTGTAAAAACCTTTCTGATCATCGCGGCCTTGACTGTCTCTTCTCTGGCGATGGCCGAAGGCGGCAGTGATCGCGTATTCGAACGCATGGAAGCTGCCAGACAGAACTCAATGCAAGCGTACCAAGTAGCCCAAACCCAAGGCACCCAACCTCCCGTCGCCGAAAGCAAAACCAAAGAGATGGACCACAAGAATTGCTGA
- the copC gene encoding copper homeostasis periplasmic binding protein CopC — MSFLKTTTVAAVLTAGLLLSAIAQAHPKLLSSTPAESSDAAAPSKIELHFSENLTTQFSGAKLIMTDMPGMPNSPMGVKAGVAGGSDPKTMVITPASPLTTGTYKVEWRAVSSDTHPMTGNFSFKVK; from the coding sequence ATGTCATTCCTTAAAACCACCACCGTAGCGGCTGTACTGACCGCTGGCTTGCTTCTGAGTGCAATTGCTCAAGCACATCCAAAACTTCTTTCCTCCACTCCAGCAGAAAGTTCGGATGCAGCGGCCCCTTCGAAAATTGAACTGCACTTTTCCGAGAACCTCACGACTCAGTTCTCCGGTGCAAAACTGATCATGACCGATATGCCTGGCATGCCGAACTCTCCAATGGGCGTTAAGGCCGGCGTCGCGGGTGGCAGTGATCCGAAAACGATGGTTATTACGCCCGCATCGCCATTGACCACAGGTACTTACAAAGTCGAATGGCGTGCCGTCTCTTCGGACACTCACCCGATGACCGGCAACTTTTCTTTCAAAGTGAAATGA
- the copD gene encoding copper homeostasis membrane protein CopD has translation MSDSINIVVRFALYFDLMLLFGLAIFGLYSLRGKERVSGTTLNFESLLYGTSVAGVALSLAAMLLLAKAMSGVSGFMELHHHIFQMVLMGTDVGLTWMVRIAALVVAMIGVALNKRLPTLSLWIVTACGAIALATLAWTGHGAMDEGGRRYWHFISDIFHLLAAGGWLGALAAFALLLRLKSLKGEQEARMLARVLTGFELAGAVIVVILSITGVVNYLFIVGPTLDEVMLSTYGILLFLKVLLFSGMIVLATLNRFHLSPLLERSVRNGEYSVAVNALRRSMIFEFSMAVVIVCLVAWLGTLSPEMSMNAE, from the coding sequence ATGAGCGACTCAATAAACATCGTGGTTCGTTTTGCTCTTTATTTCGACCTGATGCTGTTATTCGGATTGGCCATTTTTGGCTTATACAGCCTCAGGGGAAAGGAAAGAGTATCGGGCACAACCTTGAATTTTGAGTCGCTTCTTTATGGTACTTCTGTGGCAGGTGTAGCCCTGTCCCTGGCCGCCATGTTGTTGCTTGCGAAAGCAATGAGCGGTGTGTCGGGGTTTATGGAGCTACATCACCATATTTTTCAAATGGTCCTCATGGGGACTGACGTCGGGTTGACCTGGATGGTCCGAATAGCCGCTCTGGTGGTGGCAATGATTGGCGTCGCATTGAATAAGCGCCTTCCGACACTCAGCCTCTGGATCGTCACCGCATGTGGAGCCATTGCACTGGCCACCCTGGCGTGGACAGGACATGGTGCTATGGATGAAGGTGGCCGTCGTTATTGGCATTTCATCAGCGATATCTTCCATCTTTTAGCCGCAGGTGGTTGGCTGGGTGCCCTCGCGGCGTTCGCTCTACTGCTGCGTTTGAAGTCACTGAAGGGCGAGCAAGAGGCGCGAATGCTTGCTCGGGTACTGACTGGATTTGAATTGGCTGGCGCGGTGATCGTAGTAATCCTGAGCATCACCGGTGTAGTGAATTACCTGTTTATCGTAGGTCCAACCCTCGATGAGGTGATGCTGAGCACTTATGGGATATTGCTGTTCCTGAAAGTCCTGCTGTTTTCCGGAATGATCGTACTGGCCACTCTCAATCGCTTTCATCTAAGCCCGCTGTTAGAGCGATCAGTTCGAAATGGCGAGTATTCGGTTGCGGTCAACGCTTTGCGGCGTAGCATGATCTTTGAATTCTCAATGGCAGTCGTCATCGTGTGTCTTGTCGCTTGGTTAGGAACGTTGAGCCCGGAGATGAGTATGAACGCTGAATAG
- a CDS encoding alkene reductase: protein MTQHLFQPIAVGPYTLAHRVAMAPLTRSRAGQPGDLPTAMNAEYYRQRASAALIITEATQISRQGQGYAWTPGIYSDEQVDAWRQVSTQVHEAGGLIFMQLWHVGRVSHPSFQPDNALPVAPSALPVPGKTFIVDDDGNGVWGDVPVPRALETSEIAQIIGDYRRAARNALKAGMDGVEIHAGNGYLLDQFINSNSNQREDDYGGSVENRARLLLEVVEAVADEVGAERVGVRLTPMGRFMGMGDATPEATFGHIVRSLNRWPLAYLNLVEPAVVGTVKDENFDPRWDAIIGQLRTQWKGVLMVAGGYDPKTAEQALAVNRADIIAFGRPFLANPDLPRRIRDGLALNTSDPSTFFGGDQRGYIDYPVHP, encoded by the coding sequence ATGACTCAGCACCTGTTTCAACCGATTGCGGTTGGTCCCTACACACTGGCTCATCGCGTGGCGATGGCCCCTCTGACCCGCTCCCGAGCCGGACAGCCGGGCGACCTTCCGACCGCCATGAACGCCGAGTATTACCGGCAACGCGCAAGTGCGGCCTTGATCATTACCGAAGCCACGCAGATTTCCCGTCAAGGCCAGGGTTACGCCTGGACCCCGGGGATTTACAGCGATGAACAGGTGGATGCCTGGCGCCAGGTGAGTACACAAGTGCACGAAGCGGGAGGACTAATATTCATGCAGCTATGGCATGTCGGTCGTGTCTCTCACCCGAGCTTCCAACCCGATAACGCCCTGCCGGTTGCTCCCAGCGCACTGCCTGTTCCAGGTAAGACATTTATCGTCGATGACGATGGCAATGGTGTCTGGGGAGATGTGCCAGTGCCGCGTGCCCTGGAAACCTCGGAGATTGCGCAAATCATCGGCGACTATCGTCGCGCTGCGCGCAACGCCTTGAAAGCCGGCATGGACGGCGTTGAAATCCACGCGGGTAACGGTTATCTGCTCGACCAATTCATCAATAGCAACAGCAACCAGCGCGAGGACGACTACGGCGGCAGCGTGGAAAATCGCGCTCGCCTGTTGCTGGAGGTCGTAGAGGCTGTTGCCGATGAGGTCGGGGCCGAACGAGTGGGTGTACGGCTTACGCCCATGGGGCGCTTCATGGGAATGGGCGATGCGACACCCGAGGCCACATTCGGCCACATCGTGCGTTCTCTGAACCGCTGGCCCCTGGCCTATCTGAATCTTGTGGAACCTGCAGTGGTGGGCACCGTCAAGGACGAGAACTTCGATCCCCGCTGGGACGCAATCATCGGTCAACTTCGTACGCAATGGAAAGGCGTGCTGATGGTCGCCGGTGGTTACGATCCGAAAACGGCAGAACAAGCCCTGGCCGTCAATCGTGCTGACATCATTGCCTTTGGAAGGCCGTTTCTGGCCAACCCTGACTTGCCGCGGCGAATCCGTGACGGACTGGCGCTCAACACTTCAGACCCGAGCACCTTCTTTGGTGGCGACCAGCGCGGATACATTGATTATCCCGTTCATCCATAA
- a CDS encoding c-type cytochrome: protein MKARQLWVGAVVLASVGGICAALLMWRPAIAPAKPPQHFDSAQVKQGARVAEAGDCAVCHTRPGGQHLAGGLALATPFGTLYSTNITPDAETGIGQWSLPAFERAMREGVSRDGHLLYPAFPYVHYRRMTDGDIADVYAYLMSGPAVHSPAIQNRMKFPMNIRPLVSFWNLLFLHTEPLTPVAQQSATWNRGRYLVEGPGHCAGCHSPLNLLGAEKPAQHLAGGTVDGWEAPSLLGMANRDFPWSSEQLVSYLRAEVVEGHGTAAGSMRPVSLSLANLPASDAEAIAEYLLSLKNPASTLPASAITRPTEVVGQTSGALLFQGACAGCHGPAAPMREIDGRPALDRTSALHAASARNFLKTVLEGVPATPGLPGPVMPPFAASLDNDQLAALASFVREQARPGQPWADLSSTLRPGSAPARHAACPRYPSATSWLHP from the coding sequence ATGAAAGCCAGGCAGCTGTGGGTGGGCGCTGTGGTTCTAGCTTCGGTAGGCGGGATATGCGCTGCGTTGCTGATGTGGCGCCCGGCGATCGCGCCGGCCAAACCGCCACAGCATTTCGATTCAGCTCAAGTAAAACAAGGTGCGCGCGTAGCCGAAGCCGGCGACTGCGCGGTCTGCCATACGCGTCCCGGTGGCCAACACCTGGCCGGTGGATTGGCGCTGGCGACACCGTTCGGCACGCTCTACAGCACCAATATCACTCCGGACGCCGAGACCGGTATTGGCCAATGGTCATTGCCGGCCTTTGAACGGGCAATGCGCGAAGGAGTCTCGCGCGATGGGCACTTGCTGTATCCCGCATTCCCTTACGTGCACTACCGGCGCATGACGGACGGGGATATCGCGGATGTCTACGCGTATTTGATGAGCGGCCCCGCCGTGCATTCGCCAGCCATACAGAACCGGATGAAATTCCCGATGAACATCCGGCCATTGGTGTCGTTCTGGAATCTGCTGTTCCTGCATACAGAACCCTTGACGCCCGTGGCGCAGCAATCTGCAACCTGGAACCGCGGACGCTATCTGGTCGAAGGCCCTGGCCACTGCGCCGGCTGCCATTCTCCGCTCAACCTGCTAGGCGCCGAGAAACCCGCTCAGCACCTTGCAGGAGGGACGGTAGACGGATGGGAGGCGCCTTCTCTGCTGGGTATGGCCAACCGTGACTTTCCCTGGAGCAGCGAGCAGTTGGTGAGCTACTTACGCGCTGAAGTCGTGGAGGGCCATGGCACCGCCGCGGGGTCGATGCGACCGGTCAGCCTCAGCCTGGCCAACCTGCCCGCCAGCGATGCCGAGGCCATTGCCGAATATCTGCTGAGCCTCAAGAACCCTGCGTCCACCCTACCCGCCTCAGCGATCACGCGCCCCACCGAGGTAGTCGGGCAGACGTCTGGCGCCCTGCTGTTCCAGGGTGCGTGCGCGGGTTGCCATGGCCCGGCCGCACCGATGCGAGAGATTGATGGACGCCCCGCTCTGGATCGGACATCAGCGCTGCATGCAGCGAGCGCGCGCAACTTTCTCAAGACAGTGCTCGAAGGTGTGCCTGCCACCCCAGGGCTACCCGGGCCGGTGATGCCACCTTTCGCAGCCAGCCTGGATAACGACCAGCTTGCAGCGCTGGCATCGTTTGTTCGCGAGCAGGCCAGGCCTGGCCAGCCGTGGGCAGACCTTTCTTCCACCCTTCGTCCAGGATCTGCGCCTGCCCGGCATGCTGCATGCCCGCGTTATCCGTCCGCCACGTCCTGGTTGCACCCTTGA